A genomic stretch from Anaerolinea thermophila UNI-1 includes:
- a CDS encoding CheR family methyltransferase yields MASLLGETITLPEDLFALLSELIRQHLGLEYPPDKRSILQDRLYPLLVEEGMDSFFDLYYLLKYNGGNETLWKRVQSALAVRETYFWREVDQILAAANYLIPALQAEAPGRTVRVWHAACASGEEPYSLAMALSENGAVDWERLEIIGTDFDETSLNIARRGVYGMRSFRVLPAHLREKYFTEVQSQHFQIHEKFLKKVQFKYLNLMDEAGMQGMQDFDFIFCRNVFIYFDIPSITRTAQHFYEALRNPGYLFLGAAESLLRIPTRFELRELHRAFVYVKQEKEET; encoded by the coding sequence ATGGCGTCATTGCTGGGTGAAACCATTACCCTTCCGGAGGACCTCTTCGCCCTGCTGAGCGAGTTGATTCGCCAGCATCTAGGGCTGGAGTATCCCCCCGACAAGCGTTCCATCCTGCAGGACCGTCTCTACCCCCTGCTGGTGGAAGAGGGCATGGACTCGTTCTTTGACCTGTACTACCTGCTCAAGTACAACGGGGGCAACGAGACCTTGTGGAAGCGGGTACAGAGCGCCCTGGCAGTGCGCGAAACCTACTTCTGGCGCGAGGTGGACCAAATCCTTGCCGCCGCCAACTACCTCATCCCCGCTTTGCAGGCAGAAGCGCCCGGGCGCACGGTGCGGGTGTGGCATGCCGCCTGCGCTTCCGGCGAAGAACCCTACTCGCTGGCGATGGCGCTCAGTGAAAACGGCGCGGTGGACTGGGAACGCCTGGAAATCATCGGCACCGACTTTGACGAAACCTCCCTGAATATCGCCCGCCGCGGCGTGTACGGCATGCGCTCGTTTCGCGTGCTTCCCGCCCACCTGCGGGAAAAATACTTTACAGAAGTGCAAAGCCAGCACTTTCAAATACACGAAAAGTTTCTGAAAAAGGTACAATTTAAATACCTCAATTTGATGGACGAAGCAGGCATGCAGGGCATGCAGGACTTTGATTTCATCTTCTGCCGCAACGTCTTCATTTACTTTGATATTCCCTCCATCACCCGCACCGCACAACACTTTTACGAAGCCCTGCGCAACCCTGGGTATCTCTTCCTCGGCGCCGCCGAAAGCCTTCTGCGCATTCCAACGCGCTTTGAACTGCGCGAACTGCACCGCGCTTTTGTGTACGTCAAACAGGAAAAAGAGGAAACCTAG